One stretch of Pedobacter riviphilus DNA includes these proteins:
- a CDS encoding RNA polymerase sigma factor, with the protein MIKIGDQAAFAEVYERYWTMLFLHARNLLRQNEEAADIVQELFTGLWLKCRSLELNTSLSFYLYKAVRNKVFDHLKHKKVMNDYLKSINDFMLEEHFTSDHLLRERELGIIIENEINALPSKMRDVFVLSRKQHLSYQQIAIELKISEHTVKSQISNALRILRKKVGASSFLIFYLIHR; encoded by the coding sequence TTGATAAAAATTGGCGATCAAGCAGCATTTGCTGAAGTTTATGAAAGATATTGGACAATGTTATTTTTGCATGCCCGCAACCTTTTAAGGCAAAATGAGGAGGCTGCAGATATTGTACAGGAGTTGTTTACAGGTTTATGGTTAAAGTGTAGATCGTTGGAACTGAATACTTCTCTTTCTTTTTATTTATATAAGGCGGTTAGAAATAAGGTTTTCGATCACCTTAAGCATAAAAAGGTGATGAATGATTATCTAAAATCTATAAATGATTTTATGCTTGAAGAACATTTTACTTCTGATCATTTATTAAGAGAAAGGGAATTGGGTATTATTATTGAAAATGAAATTAATGCACTTCCTTCAAAAATGCGTGATGTATTTGTACTGAGTCGCAAGCAACACCTTTCCTATCAACAAATTGCAATTGAATTAAAAATTAGTGAGCATACCGTTAAAAGTCAAATAAGCAATGCTTTGCGGATTTTACGAAAAAAAGTTGGTGCATCTTCATTCTTAATCTTCTATCTAATACATCGTTAG
- a CDS encoding SDR family NAD(P)-dependent oxidoreductase, protein METNNYQGALQHPLGSGFSATSTATEVIKGIDLKGKIAIVTGGNAGIGLETTKVLATAGATVIVPARDIEKAKKNLEGIPNVEIEAMDLAKPETIHAFAEKFLATGRPLHILINNAGIMWVPLQRDSRGFESQLSTNYFGQFQLVAKLWPALKNAKGARVVNVSSLGHHMAAFNFDDPNFEQREYQTLLGYGQSKTASNLFALELDNRAKAHQVRAYSLHPGSIAGTELARDADIELFKQMGFFDENGNIRPEILASLKTIPQGAATSVWVATSPLLNHIGGVYCEDADIAELLSDDTSIQTNAKLHQSGVMDYSLDESSAKRLWELTEKMTGIEFKLTRS, encoded by the coding sequence ATGGAAACAAACAATTATCAAGGCGCATTACAACACCCACTGGGTTCAGGTTTTAGCGCCACATCTACAGCAACAGAAGTCATCAAAGGCATTGATCTTAAAGGAAAAATTGCCATTGTAACCGGCGGTAATGCCGGTATCGGTCTGGAAACTACAAAAGTATTGGCAACAGCAGGAGCAACTGTGATTGTACCAGCCAGAGATATTGAAAAAGCAAAGAAAAACCTGGAAGGTATTCCAAACGTAGAAATTGAGGCAATGGATCTTGCAAAGCCCGAAACTATTCATGCTTTTGCTGAAAAATTCTTGGCAACAGGCAGACCGCTCCATATTTTAATCAACAATGCTGGAATCATGTGGGTGCCCTTACAACGGGATAGCCGCGGATTTGAATCTCAACTTTCAACAAATTACTTTGGACAGTTTCAACTGGTTGCAAAACTATGGCCGGCACTTAAGAACGCTAAAGGCGCTCGCGTAGTTAATGTTTCCTCACTGGGGCATCATATGGCAGCTTTTAATTTCGATGATCCCAATTTCGAACAAAGGGAGTACCAAACACTGCTTGGGTATGGCCAGTCAAAAACAGCCAGTAACCTGTTTGCTCTGGAATTGGATAACCGTGCAAAAGCACATCAGGTAAGGGCCTACTCGCTGCATCCTGGATCGATTGCCGGAACTGAACTGGCCAGAGATGCCGACATAGAATTATTTAAACAGATGGGCTTTTTTGATGAAAACGGGAACATCCGCCCAGAAATATTGGCCAGCCTTAAAACTATTCCACAGGGTGCTGCAACTTCGGTATGGGTAGCCACCAGCCCATTGCTTAATCACATTGGCGGCGTTTACTGTGAAGATGCTGATATCGCTGAATTGTTATCAGACGATACTTCCATTCAAACCAACGCTAAATTGCATCAAAGTGGTGTAATGGACTATTCGCTGGATGAAAGTAGCGCCAAAAGACTATGGGAATTAACAGAAAAAATGACAGGCATTGAATTTAAATTAACCAGATCATGA
- a CDS encoding FecR family protein, which produces MNQIELQSLLEKYLKGNCTPNEIVLLESWYLAKSKQDKLPIEEKELLLYKELIWQNIQPNIDVIEKPATNHYRFWIGISVAASITFALFIGGYYLIRYQSKERASAQLKQDILPGTNKAILVLSNGKQISLASVQAGVIAQEGSITVKKQGTNILSYKQLSSGNIGKSLAYNTISTPNGGQWPVIELPDGTRAFLDAASSISFPVSFSKERKVAITGQVYFEVVHDSKKPFRVTVKGITIEDLGTSFNINAYDNESAIKTTLIEGSVSVAKRNQTLIIKPGEQALASAGNENILAKQVDVDEIIAWKNGLFQFNHTNIDVVMRQIARWYDVEIVYKEDVSDISFTGSLSRNLKLSKSLQILSITGLHFKIEGEKIIITA; this is translated from the coding sequence ATGAACCAAATAGAACTACAATCTTTACTCGAAAAATATTTAAAAGGAAACTGTACTCCTAACGAAATTGTATTGCTAGAAAGTTGGTATCTCGCTAAATCCAAACAAGATAAATTACCAATAGAGGAGAAAGAACTCCTTTTATATAAGGAGCTGATCTGGCAAAATATTCAGCCGAATATAGATGTTATAGAAAAGCCGGCAACAAACCATTATCGCTTTTGGATAGGAATATCTGTGGCCGCCTCTATTACTTTTGCATTATTTATTGGAGGTTATTATTTAATTAGATATCAATCAAAAGAACGCGCCAGCGCGCAATTAAAGCAAGATATTTTACCGGGAACAAATAAAGCAATACTGGTTCTTTCAAATGGCAAGCAAATTAGCTTAGCCAGTGTACAAGCAGGAGTTATTGCACAGGAAGGAAGCATTACTGTTAAAAAACAGGGCACAAATATTTTAAGTTATAAACAACTTTCCAGTGGTAATATTGGTAAGTCGCTTGCTTACAATACAATAAGTACTCCTAATGGTGGCCAGTGGCCTGTAATTGAACTGCCAGATGGAACAAGGGCCTTTCTCGATGCCGCATCATCCATTTCTTTTCCAGTGTCTTTTAGCAAGGAGCGCAAAGTTGCCATTACCGGGCAGGTCTATTTTGAGGTAGTTCATGATTCGAAAAAACCTTTCCGCGTAACCGTTAAAGGTATAACTATTGAAGATTTAGGTACATCTTTTAATATAAATGCATATGATAACGAATCTGCGATTAAAACAACCTTAATAGAAGGGAGTGTAAGCGTTGCGAAAAGAAATCAAACATTAATAATAAAACCTGGAGAGCAGGCGCTAGCATCCGCCGGAAATGAAAACATTCTAGCTAAGCAAGTAGACGTTGATGAAATAATTGCCTGGAAGAATGGATTATTTCAGTTTAACCATACGAATATTGATGTGGTTATGCGACAGATTGCAAGATGGTATGATGTAGAAATTGTTTATAAAGAAGATGTTTCTGACATCTCTTTTACAGGTAGCCTCTCTCGCAACTTAAAATTATCCAAATCGTTGCAAATACTCAGTATTACTGGCCTTCACTTTAAAATAGAAGGCGAAAAAATTATAATAACAGCCTAA
- a CDS encoding helix-turn-helix domain-containing protein, with protein MEHISKYLTKEIKLSSYEDKLFKSDLMFDDHMLVWFISGETKIIQAESTFIFKTGDTFLIPRNELATIINYPKNGLPHKTVVMHLSTERLKKFYEKTEYKKSIQPQQKIYRFNNHPLLESCLNSLIPYFDMEDEFPESLATIKIEEAINILRLIDPSVDGILANFDAPGKIDLVDFMQRNFMFNMPLEKLGYLTGRSLSTFNRDFKKLFDTTPQKWLTDKRLELAYYHLAEKKKKPTEIYLEVGFEDLSHFSYIFKKKYGVSPNQLPLNR; from the coding sequence ATGGAACATATATCCAAATACCTGACCAAGGAAATCAAACTTTCCAGCTATGAAGATAAGCTGTTTAAATCCGACCTGATGTTTGACGACCATATGCTGGTATGGTTCATTTCCGGAGAAACCAAAATCATTCAGGCGGAATCGACTTTCATTTTTAAAACGGGTGATACTTTCCTGATTCCAAGAAACGAACTGGCCACGATTATCAACTATCCGAAAAATGGCCTACCACATAAAACTGTGGTGATGCATCTGTCGACCGAGCGACTGAAGAAGTTCTATGAAAAAACCGAGTATAAAAAGAGTATACAACCACAGCAGAAAATATACCGTTTTAACAACCATCCACTACTGGAAAGCTGCCTGAATTCGCTGATTCCTTATTTTGATATGGAGGATGAATTTCCAGAAAGTCTGGCTACCATTAAAATTGAAGAGGCCATTAATATCCTGCGGTTGATCGATCCCAGCGTAGACGGTATCCTTGCCAATTTTGATGCTCCAGGTAAGATCGACCTGGTCGATTTTATGCAGCGCAATTTTATGTTCAATATGCCTTTAGAAAAACTAGGCTACTTAACCGGCCGAAGTTTATCAACATTCAACAGGGATTTTAAAAAGCTGTTTGATACCACACCTCAAAAATGGCTAACAGATAAAAGGTTGGAACTGGCCTACTATCATTTGGCCGAGAAAAAGAAAAAACCGACTGAGATTTACCTCGAAGTCGGTTTTGAAGACCTTTCCCATTTTTCATATATATTCAAAAAGAAATACGGAGTCTCTCCGAATCAACTTCCACTTAATAGGTGA
- a CDS encoding alpha/beta fold hydrolase codes for MTEKDSNNLAVRHGMAVIDNTLRIHYVEAGNGESVIILIHGFPQTWWEWRFIIPKLAEAGFRVIAVDYRGAGDSWRPASGYDKRTMAGDIHYLLKEHLKIEGPAILVGHDIGLMVAYAYAQEYREHTSHLVVIDAPLPGTKAFDVIRTDHRVWHFAFHNVPDLPEMLISGREKQYLQSFFNYRIYNTDAINNNDINIFTTAYAAPGAIRAGLEVYRAFDQDVTDNRAYLAKNGKLSIPVLAVGGAISTSGAIMEEMMKEVATNVTAVRIPNTAHWVVEENPEIFLSEFLEFLK; via the coding sequence ATGACAGAAAAAGATTCGAATAATTTAGCGGTAAGGCACGGAATGGCAGTGATTGATAATACATTGCGCATCCATTATGTTGAAGCTGGAAATGGAGAAAGTGTAATTATTCTCATTCATGGTTTTCCGCAAACATGGTGGGAATGGCGTTTCATTATCCCCAAATTGGCAGAAGCTGGCTTTAGGGTAATAGCGGTTGACTATCGCGGTGCGGGCGATTCATGGCGGCCTGCTTCTGGTTATGATAAACGGACAATGGCCGGCGACATTCACTATCTTTTAAAAGAACATCTTAAAATAGAAGGCCCGGCTATCCTGGTGGGACACGACATTGGATTGATGGTTGCTTACGCTTATGCACAGGAATACAGGGAACATACATCGCACCTCGTAGTTATAGATGCTCCCTTGCCAGGCACAAAGGCTTTTGATGTGATACGAACAGATCACAGGGTATGGCACTTCGCGTTTCACAATGTACCCGATTTGCCCGAAATGCTAATATCAGGGCGTGAAAAACAATACCTGCAATCTTTTTTCAACTACAGAATATACAATACCGACGCTATTAACAATAACGATATTAATATATTTACCACTGCTTACGCTGCACCAGGGGCAATCAGAGCTGGATTGGAAGTATATAGAGCCTTTGATCAGGATGTTACAGACAACCGTGCATATTTGGCTAAAAATGGAAAACTTTCGATACCTGTATTAGCAGTTGGCGGTGCAATAAGTACAAGCGGCGCTATAATGGAGGAAATGATGAAGGAGGTAGCAACAAATGTTACTGCTGTGCGCATCCCCAATACTGCACATTGGGTAGTTGAAGAAAACCCTGAAATATTTCTTTCTGAATTTTTAGAATTCCTCAAATAA
- a CDS encoding Lrp/AsnC family transcriptional regulator — MQADELHHAILNELQLDARMSNAEIGRRVGLSAPAVAERIKRMQDEGIIKGFFTSIEFSKLNYLQKVLIAVKLPPVQVNVFLKEAKKIEGITNVVHTTGEYCFFVSMTLKSTEALNTALDRLGKLGATITFSVLSTPIEHKSINLPTKK; from the coding sequence ATGCAGGCAGACGAATTACACCATGCGATACTAAATGAATTGCAACTTGATGCAAGAATGAGCAATGCCGAAATTGGCAGGAGGGTTGGTCTTTCGGCTCCGGCAGTGGCAGAAAGAATAAAGCGGATGCAGGACGAAGGGATAATAAAAGGGTTTTTTACAAGCATTGAGTTTTCAAAACTGAACTATTTGCAAAAAGTGCTGATTGCTGTAAAATTACCGCCTGTTCAAGTGAACGTTTTTTTAAAGGAAGCAAAAAAAATTGAAGGAATAACCAACGTAGTTCATACCACTGGAGAATATTGTTTTTTTGTGAGTATGACCCTCAAATCTACAGAAGCGCTAAACACTGCGTTAGACCGGTTAGGGAAACTTGGGGCAACCATCACGTTTTCAGTTTTATCAACCCCGATTGAACATAAATCAATTAATTTACCAACAAAAAAATAG
- a CDS encoding SDR family oxidoreductase, whose product MKNLTGKVALITGGNSGIGYAAAKQLKENGAQVIITGRRKDAVEKAASDLRVTGFIANQSSLTDIEALAAAVGGRFSKIDILVVNAGVTKFSPIEHMPEAIFDEVMNVNFKGAYFTLSKFIPILNENASVILLSSTSAHISPPQASVYAASKAALNAVMKIAALELSARKIRINAVSPGPVATEIMDKIELTQSMEDHMIGTIPLARFGKAEEVAKLIAFLASDEASFITGSEYLIDGGQCI is encoded by the coding sequence ATGAAAAACTTAACAGGAAAAGTCGCCCTGATTACAGGTGGCAACAGTGGTATTGGTTATGCTGCAGCCAAACAGCTGAAAGAAAACGGTGCACAGGTGATCATTACCGGAAGAAGAAAAGATGCAGTAGAAAAGGCAGCATCAGACCTTAGGGTAACAGGCTTTATTGCAAATCAATCAAGTTTAACGGATATCGAAGCGCTGGCCGCAGCAGTTGGCGGAAGATTCAGCAAGATCGATATCTTGGTGGTAAATGCAGGTGTCACCAAATTTTCGCCGATTGAGCACATGCCAGAAGCTATTTTCGACGAGGTAATGAACGTTAATTTCAAAGGTGCCTATTTTACCTTAAGCAAGTTCATCCCAATTTTAAACGAAAATGCATCTGTAATCTTGCTTTCCTCCACCTCGGCGCACATCTCCCCTCCCCAGGCTTCTGTTTATGCAGCAAGTAAAGCAGCCTTAAATGCGGTCATGAAAATAGCAGCATTGGAACTTTCTGCCCGTAAGATCAGGATAAATGCGGTTAGTCCAGGACCAGTAGCAACAGAGATCATGGATAAGATTGAGTTGACCCAGTCTATGGAAGACCATATGATCGGCACTATTCCCCTAGCCAGGTTTGGGAAGGCAGAAGAAGTGGCCAAACTGATAGCTTTCCTTGCAAGTGATGAAGCTTCCTTCATTACGGGTTCGGAGTATCTGATCGATGGCGGCCAGTGCATATGA